In the genome of Pseudomonas sp. HS6, one region contains:
- the aceA gene encoding isocitrate lyase, whose protein sequence is MAQTREQQIAALEKDWAENPRWKGVTRNYSAADVVRLRGSVQPEHTFAKMGAEKLWNLVTQGAKPSFRPEKDFVNCMGALTGGQAVQQVKAGIQAIYLSGWQVAADNNSAESMYPDQSLYPVDSVPTVVKRINNSFRRADQIQWKAGKNPGDEGYIDYFAPIVADAEAGFGGVLNAYELMKSMIEAGAAGVHFEDQLASVKKCGHMGGKVLVPTQEAVQKLTAARLAADVAGVPTIILARTDANAADLLTSDCDPYDQPFVTGTRTQEGFYKVRAGLDQAIARGLAYAPYADLIWCETAKPDLDEARRFAEAIKKEYPDQLLSYNCSPSFNWKKNLDDATIAKFQRELSAMGYKHQFITLAGIHNMWHSMFNLAHDYARNDMTAYVKLQEQEFADAAKGYTFVAHQQEVGTGYFDDMTTVIQGGSSSVTALTGSTEEEQFH, encoded by the coding sequence ATGGCACAGACACGCGAACAGCAAATTGCAGCCCTTGAAAAAGACTGGGCTGAAAACCCGCGCTGGAAAGGCGTGACTCGCAATTACTCCGCTGCTGACGTCGTCCGTCTGCGTGGCTCGGTTCAACCAGAGCACACCTTTGCAAAAATGGGCGCCGAAAAACTGTGGAACCTGGTCACCCAGGGTGCCAAGCCGTCCTTCCGCCCAGAGAAAGATTTCGTCAACTGCATGGGCGCCCTGACCGGCGGCCAGGCTGTTCAGCAGGTTAAAGCCGGCATCCAGGCGATCTACCTGTCGGGCTGGCAAGTCGCTGCGGACAACAACTCCGCCGAATCGATGTACCCGGACCAGTCGCTGTACCCGGTGGATTCGGTTCCGACCGTGGTCAAGCGCATCAACAACTCGTTCCGTCGCGCCGACCAGATCCAGTGGAAAGCCGGCAAGAACCCGGGCGACGAAGGCTACATCGACTACTTCGCGCCAATCGTGGCTGACGCCGAAGCCGGCTTCGGCGGCGTACTGAACGCCTACGAACTGATGAAGAGCATGATCGAAGCAGGCGCCGCCGGCGTTCACTTCGAAGACCAGTTGGCTTCCGTGAAGAAATGCGGCCACATGGGCGGCAAGGTTCTGGTTCCAACCCAGGAAGCCGTGCAGAAGCTGACCGCTGCTCGTCTGGCTGCCGACGTTGCCGGCGTACCAACCATTATCCTGGCCCGTACCGACGCCAACGCTGCCGACCTGCTGACCTCCGACTGCGACCCGTACGACCAGCCGTTCGTAACCGGCACCCGCACTCAGGAAGGCTTCTACAAGGTGCGTGCAGGTCTGGACCAGGCAATCGCCCGCGGCCTGGCCTACGCACCGTACGCCGACCTGATCTGGTGCGAAACCGCCAAGCCGGATCTGGACGAAGCCCGTCGCTTTGCTGAAGCGATCAAGAAGGAATACCCGGACCAACTGCTGTCGTACAACTGCTCGCCTTCCTTCAACTGGAAGAAAAACCTGGACGACGCGACCATCGCCAAGTTCCAGCGTGAACTGTCCGCCATGGGTTACAAGCACCAGTTCATCACCCTGGCCGGCATTCACAACATGTGGCACAGCATGTTCAACCTGGCGCACGACTACGCCCGCAACGACATGACTGCCTACGTGAAGCTGCAAGAGCAGGAATTCGCTGACGCCGCCAAGGGTTACACCTTCGTGGCTCACCAGCAGGAAGTGGGCACTGGCTACTTCGACGACATGACCACCGTGATCCAGGGCGGCTCGTCCTCGGTGACCGCGCTGACCGGTTCGACCGAAGAAGAACAGTTCCACTGA
- a CDS encoding NADH-quinone oxidoreductase subunit A: protein MPEATGLMAHNWGFAIFLLGVVGLCAFMLGVSSLLGSKAWGRSKNEPFESGMLPTGGARLRLSAKFYLVAMLFVIFDIEALFLFAWSVSVRESGWTGFVEALVFIAILLAGLVYLFRVGALDWAPEARRKRQAKLKQ, encoded by the coding sequence ATGCCCGAAGCGACAGGACTCATGGCCCACAACTGGGGCTTTGCCATTTTCCTTCTGGGTGTAGTCGGCCTGTGTGCCTTCATGCTCGGCGTCTCCAGCCTCCTCGGGTCAAAAGCCTGGGGCCGCAGCAAAAACGAACCGTTCGAGTCCGGCATGCTACCTACCGGTGGCGCCCGCTTGCGGCTCTCAGCCAAATTCTATCTGGTCGCGATGCTGTTCGTGATCTTCGATATCGAAGCCCTCTTTCTCTTTGCATGGTCTGTGTCCGTCCGCGAAAGCGGCTGGACCGGATTCGTCGAAGCTCTCGTTTTCATAGCAATTCTGTTGGCAGGTCTTGTCTACCTGTTCCGAGTGGGCGCCCTTGACTGGGCTCCGGAAGCTCGTCGCAAGCGGCAGGCGAAGCTGAAACAATGA